The Patescibacteria group bacterium genome window below encodes:
- a CDS encoding N-6 DNA methylase — translation MFEQSFKNIDNILHTDSGCGTELDYVEQTSWILFLKYLDDLEEDKKTSASLSGKSYEYILSPEYRWNTWACPKNGDGKLDHGKALDGDDLKDFVNNKLFPYLKKFRAEDPNTIEYKIGEIFSELKNKISSGYKLREILNVVDDMHFRLYEEKHELSHLYEAKIKNMGNAGRNGGEYYTPRPLIETIVKVVNPKIGDTIYDGACGSAGFLVEAYKYLTANQSKLSSAQMAILQNKTFYGKEIKSLAYIIGIMNMILHGIEAPNIKHTNTLAENINDIQEKDRYDVILANPPFGAKIGTELQQNFPIKSSSSDNLFLQHFIKILKAGGKAGIVIKNTFLSNTDNASVSLRKLLLENCNLHTVLDLPGGAFQGAGVKTVVLFFEKGAPTKKVWFYQLNLNRNLGKGNPLNESDLAEFVKLQKIALSGTGGTKADSANSWSIDVKDIDQNTFDLSVKNPNKNDEVILREPKEILEEMKRLDEEGNNTLDSIKKFL, via the coding sequence ATGTTTGAACAATCATTTAAAAACATTGATAATATTCTGCACACGGATTCCGGTTGTGGAACTGAATTAGATTATGTGGAGCAGACCTCGTGGATTTTATTCTTGAAGTATCTTGATGATCTGGAAGAAGATAAGAAAACATCAGCTAGCTTATCCGGTAAAAGTTATGAATATATTTTATCCCCGGAATATCGCTGGAATACTTGGGCTTGTCCTAAAAATGGAGATGGTAAATTGGATCATGGTAAAGCGTTGGATGGCGATGATCTAAAGGATTTTGTAAATAACAAGCTTTTTCCCTATCTTAAGAAATTTAGAGCAGAAGATCCGAATACGATTGAATATAAGATCGGTGAAATTTTTTCTGAACTTAAAAATAAGATTTCCAGTGGCTATAAACTGCGGGAAATTTTGAATGTGGTGGATGACATGCATTTTCGGCTTTATGAAGAAAAGCATGAGCTTTCTCATCTTTATGAAGCCAAGATCAAGAACATGGGCAATGCCGGACGAAATGGCGGAGAATATTACACACCACGTCCCTTGATTGAAACCATTGTTAAAGTTGTGAATCCGAAAATCGGTGATACTATTTATGACGGCGCTTGCGGAAGTGCCGGATTTTTGGTGGAAGCTTATAAATACCTTACCGCCAATCAATCCAAGCTCTCTTCCGCTCAGATGGCAATTTTACAAAATAAAACTTTTTACGGTAAAGAAATTAAATCCCTGGCTTATATCATCGGTATCATGAATATGATTTTGCATGGCATTGAAGCACCGAACATTAAACACACAAATACATTAGCGGAAAACATCAATGATATTCAGGAAAAAGATCGTTATGATGTTATTTTGGCCAATCCGCCTTTTGGGGCAAAAATAGGAACAGAGCTTCAACAGAATTTTCCAATCAAGTCTAGTTCATCTGACAATCTGTTTCTTCAGCATTTTATAAAAATTCTTAAAGCAGGTGGAAAAGCCGGTATTGTTATTAAAAATACCTTTCTTTCCAACACCGACAACGCCAGCGTGTCGCTTCGTAAGCTTTTATTAGAAAACTGTAATCTGCACACGGTTTTAGATCTGCCCGGAGGAGCTTTTCAAGGCGCAGGAGTAAAAACCGTTGTTTTATTTTTTGAAAAAGGAGCGCCAACAAAAAAGGTTTGGTTTTATCAGCTTAACCTAAATCGTAATCTTGGCAAAGGTAATCCGTTAAATGAATCTGACTTGGCGGAATTTGTTAAATTACAAAAAATAGCCTTGAGCGGAACCGGAGGGACCAAGGCAGACAGTGCAAATTCATGGTCAATAGACGTAAAGGATATTGATCAAAATACTTTTGATTTGTCTGTTAAGAATCCGAATAAAAACGATGAGGTAATTTTAAGAGAACCGAAGGAGATTTTGGAGGAGATGAAGAGATTGGATGAGGAGGGTAATAATACTTTGGATAGTATCAAGAAGTTTTTGTAA
- a CDS encoding M48 family metallopeptidase gives MDVNVSYKLKRSWRAKRLRLAVYCDGTVVITTPFGVDQSIVEKFFLDKKRWIQNKLQFFKNIDSRSIRSFSRKDYLENKEKALILVKERIEWYNALYGFSFNKVFIKNQKTRWGSCSNKKNLNFNYKIIFLPPKHRDYIIVHELCHLKEFNHSKRFWALVEKVFPDYRDIKNELRNQELFYK, from the coding sequence ATGGATGTAAACGTTTCTTATAAGCTAAAAAGAAGTTGGCGGGCTAAACGTTTACGTTTGGCGGTCTACTGTGATGGTACGGTAGTTATTACTACTCCCTTTGGAGTAGATCAATCTATAGTTGAGAAATTCTTTTTGGATAAGAAAAGATGGATACAAAATAAATTACAATTTTTTAAAAATATTGATTCAAGATCAATTCGTTCTTTTTCACGTAAGGATTATCTAGAAAATAAAGAGAAGGCCTTAATTTTAGTAAAAGAGCGTATAGAATGGTATAATGCCCTATATGGTTTTTCTTTTAACAAGGTTTTTATCAAGAATCAAAAAACTCGCTGGGGTAGTTGTTCAAATAAGAAAAATCTAAATTTTAATTATAAGATTATTTTTTTGCCCCCTAAGCATCGTGATTATATTATCGTTCATGAACTGTGTCATCTAAAAGAATTTAATCATTCCAAAAGGTTTTGGGCACTGGTGGAAAAAGTTTTTCCGGATTACCGAGATATTAAAAATGAGCTTAGAAATCAGGAACTATTTTATAAATAA
- a CDS encoding winged helix-turn-helix domain-containing protein: MPSLKSLAYQILKETGIPLHSREIARQALARGFITTGKTPASTLNAILLVDIKTHRDKSRFIKVGPSTFALNKKFKEPKKVIKAGLISANKDKVMSEDFVKNSIIKWLSANGWGHFQFGGLHEKGVDVKAKHHRYSRYFFVEAKGQGKISQVDEVAFVYSLGQIITRMKTSKTTRYYYGLGLPDTSAKIALRRLPWQVAKKLLLYVFSVDVKGNVSQYSWQDLKKSQNLKK, encoded by the coding sequence ATGCCCTCCCTTAAATCATTAGCCTATCAAATCTTAAAAGAAACTGGTATCCCGCTCCATAGTCGGGAAATAGCTCGCCAGGCCTTGGCGCGTGGTTTTATTACTACTGGTAAAACTCCTGCTTCCACTTTAAACGCTATCTTACTTGTTGACATCAAGACTCATAGAGATAAATCCCGCTTTATTAAAGTTGGTCCCTCCACATTTGCGTTAAATAAAAAATTCAAAGAGCCAAAGAAGGTCATAAAAGCTGGTCTTATATCCGCCAACAAAGACAAGGTAATGAGTGAAGACTTTGTGAAGAATTCAATTATCAAATGGTTATCAGCTAACGGTTGGGGGCATTTTCAATTTGGAGGTCTACATGAAAAAGGTGTGGATGTTAAAGCCAAACATCATCGGTATTCAAGATATTTTTTTGTTGAAGCTAAGGGACAAGGGAAAATTAGCCAAGTAGATGAGGTAGCCTTTGTCTATTCCTTAGGGCAGATTATTACTAGAATGAAGACAAGTAAAACCACAAGATATTATTACGGACTTGGCTTGCCGGATACCAGTGCAAAAATTGCCTTACGACGCTTACCTTGGCAAGTCGCCAAAAAATTATTATTGTATGTATTTTCTGTTGATGTTAAAGGCAATGTGTCTCAGTATTCCTGGCAGGATTTAAAGAAATCTCAAAACTTGAAAAAGTAA
- a CDS encoding DEAD/DEAH box helicase family protein, which yields MNEAETRAEYIDPKLKASGWGEVDGSKVLREFRITDGKIQIGGIRSKPEIADYILVYKNQKIGVIEAKAETLAAAEGVAQAKAYAEKLQIDYTYATNGKEIYAISMKTGEEGEITSFPTPDELWNKTFADWNEWKSKFSSVPNEGEYGKRYYQEIAINNVLKAVAEEKERILLTMATGTGKTAVAFQVAWKLFETRWNLKRDGLRRPRILFLADRNILADQAFNAFSAFSEDALVRINPLDIRRRGGVPMSGSIYFTIFQTFMSGPDGTPYFGDYPADFFDFIIIDECHRGGANDESNWRGILDYFSPAVQLGLTATPKRRDNVDTYRYFGEPVYTYSLKEGVNDGFLTPFKVKRIKTTLDDYVYTSDDQIIEGEVEEGKIYEESDFNKVIIIKEREAKRVRVILDEINQNEKTIIFCATQDHALAVRDLVNQMKKSNDPNYCVRVTANDGARGEQFLREFQDNEKMIPTILTTSQKLSTGVDARNIRNIVLMRPVSSMIEFKQIIGRGTRLFDGKEYFTVYDFVDAYKHFSDPEWDGDPIDEVIDIKSGSPKKPKIDVAPVPLEPPEEPRRKLKIKLRDGKELEIQHMVSTSFWSAEGRPVSIQEFIDTMFGTMPDFFKSEEELRKIWSDPTTRKVFLEEIAERGFGKDELETLQKMIDAEQSDLFDVLMYISFFIKPISRAERVKQSRDRILKGLNEKQKEFLIFILLKYQEKGVEELDEEKLPVLLNLKYHAIANAEQSLGNVDNIRSVFFGFQKLLYSK from the coding sequence ATGAACGAAGCAGAAACAAGAGCTGAATATATTGATCCAAAGTTAAAGGCAAGTGGTTGGGGCGAAGTGGATGGGTCAAAGGTCTTGCGTGAATTTCGCATTACTGACGGCAAAATTCAAATAGGCGGAATAAGAAGTAAACCGGAGATTGCTGATTATATTTTGGTATATAAAAATCAAAAGATTGGTGTAATAGAAGCCAAAGCCGAGACTTTGGCCGCCGCTGAAGGTGTGGCACAAGCCAAGGCTTATGCCGAGAAGCTTCAGATTGACTATACTTACGCCACTAATGGCAAAGAGATTTACGCCATATCCATGAAAACGGGCGAAGAAGGGGAGATTACCAGCTTTCCAACCCCTGATGAACTCTGGAATAAAACTTTTGCGGATTGGAACGAATGGAAAAGTAAATTTTCCAGTGTGCCGAACGAAGGTGAATATGGTAAGCGGTATTATCAAGAAATCGCCATCAATAATGTTTTAAAGGCAGTAGCTGAAGAAAAAGAAAGGATACTCTTGACGATGGCCACCGGAACGGGTAAAACGGCTGTGGCCTTTCAAGTCGCTTGGAAACTTTTTGAAACTCGCTGGAATTTAAAACGAGATGGCTTACGTCGTCCAAGAATTTTATTTTTAGCTGATAGAAATATCCTAGCCGATCAGGCGTTTAATGCTTTTTCTGCTTTTTCAGAAGATGCGCTGGTAAGAATCAATCCTTTGGATATTCGAAGGCGTGGTGGAGTGCCAATGAGCGGGAGTATTTATTTTACAATCTTTCAGACTTTTATGAGTGGTCCGGACGGAACACCTTATTTTGGTGATTACCCGGCGGACTTTTTTGATTTTATTATTATTGACGAGTGTCATCGGGGTGGTGCCAACGATGAAAGCAACTGGCGAGGTATTTTGGATTATTTTTCTCCAGCTGTTCAATTGGGGCTTACCGCCACACCAAAAAGACGAGATAATGTGGACACTTACCGATATTTCGGTGAGCCGGTTTATACTTATTCACTCAAAGAAGGTGTGAATGATGGATTTTTAACACCTTTTAAAGTTAAGCGAATTAAGACTACTTTGGACGATTATGTGTACACTTCGGATGACCAGATTATTGAGGGTGAAGTGGAGGAAGGTAAAATTTATGAAGAGTCGGATTTTAATAAGGTTATTATTATCAAAGAACGTGAAGCTAAGAGAGTGCGGGTTATCTTGGATGAAATAAATCAAAATGAGAAAACAATTATCTTTTGTGCCACGCAAGATCATGCTTTGGCTGTTCGTGACTTGGTAAATCAAATGAAAAAAAGCAATGATCCAAATTATTGCGTAAGAGTAACGGCCAACGACGGTGCTCGCGGTGAACAATTTTTACGAGAATTTCAGGATAATGAAAAAATGATACCCACAATTTTGACCACTTCGCAAAAACTATCTACCGGCGTGGACGCGCGAAATATCCGTAACATTGTTTTAATGAGACCGGTTAGCTCTATGATTGAGTTTAAGCAGATTATTGGTCGAGGAACCAGGCTTTTTGATGGTAAAGAATATTTTACGGTTTATGATTTTGTGGATGCTTATAAACATTTCTCTGATCCGGAGTGGGATGGTGATCCGATAGATGAAGTAATAGATATAAAATCAGGATCTCCTAAGAAACCGAAGATAGATGTTGCTCCGGTTCCACTGGAGCCTCCCGAAGAGCCAAGGCGAAAACTAAAAATTAAGCTTCGTGATGGAAAAGAACTTGAGATTCAGCATATGGTTTCAACGTCATTTTGGAGTGCGGAAGGCAGGCCCGTTTCAATTCAAGAATTTATAGATACTATGTTTGGTACTATGCCGGATTTTTTCAAAAGCGAAGAGGAGCTTAGAAAAATTTGGTCAGATCCGACAACCCGTAAGGTATTTTTGGAAGAAATCGCAGAAAGAGGTTTTGGTAAAGATGAATTGGAAACCTTGCAAAAAATGATTGATGCGGAACAAAGTGATTTATTTGATGTTTTGATGTACATTTCATTTTTCATTAAACCTATTTCAAGAGCTGAAAGGGTTAAACAATCACGAGATAGAATTCTTAAAGGTTTAAATGAAAAACAAAAAGAGTTTTTGATTTTTATTTTATTGAAGTATCAAGAGAAAGGCGTTGAGGAACTTGATGAAGAAAAATTACCGGTTTTATTAAATTTAAAATATCATGCGATTGCGAATGCTGAGCAATCTTTGGGAAATGTTGATAATATTCGTTCAGTTTTCTTTGGATTCCAAAAACTTTTATATAGTAAATAA
- a CDS encoding papain-like cysteine protease family protein gives MKANWQTKKLGDIFDRFKNRNLKVPFIYQINENACGAAVLEMVYKYYGLNDVSQEEIYKKYKQLEPHGTGNFRITTDALVADSLRRGFLSFWNKVDYNNPDECFNLLQFLTKKSKIPIIVCQQFTKNEEHKDLGHFRLVVGVDKKNKIIYVHDPHKELGGQYQKWSLDKFVDFWQPTGQNVTGGVFVIIKKL, from the coding sequence ATGAAAGCTAATTGGCAAACAAAAAAACTTGGTGATATTTTTGATCGATTTAAAAATCGAAATTTAAAAGTACCCTTTATTTATCAAATAAATGAAAATGCTTGCGGAGCTGCTGTTTTAGAGATGGTTTATAAATATTATGGATTGAATGATGTTTCTCAAGAAGAAATTTATAAAAAATACAAACAATTAGAACCCCATGGCACTGGAAATTTTAGGATTACAACTGATGCATTAGTTGCCGATTCTTTAAGGAGGGGATTTTTATCTTTTTGGAATAAGGTAGATTACAATAATCCTGATGAATGCTTTAATTTATTACAATTTTTAACTAAAAAATCAAAGATTCCTATCATCGTTTGTCAGCAGTTTACAAAAAATGAAGAGCATAAGGATCTAGGGCATTTTAGATTAGTGGTGGGTGTTGATAAAAAGAATAAGATAATTTATGTTCATGATCCGCATAAGGAATTAGGTGGACAATATCAAAAATGGAGTCTAGATAAGTTTGTTGATTTTTGGCAACCAACTGGACAAAACGTTACGGGCGGTGTTTTTGTTATTATAAAAAAGTTATGA
- a CDS encoding nuclease-related domain-containing protein, with product MPHLYGTQRDYLLIRTVAYLLLSVTAVLTGVILGYIIISVIFENLALIGTFTGLISIALFFIPFLSTIWLLYILHKNLDQKGFFYFSGLIGEEKILKQLTRLDDRFLVFQDAKLPGRRDNIDFIVLGPGGVFTIEVKSHKGRISFDGSSLLRNGRVLEKDFLKQARRQALGLHDYLLEKTGADIWVKPIIVFTGTYLKIPFGHNEVGGCRVYGKEWLVNALEISPVVASWPVSPEIIESNLLLLTNYKN from the coding sequence ATGCCTCACCTCTACGGCACTCAACGTGATTATCTACTTATTAGGACTGTTGCATACCTCCTTCTTTCTGTGACAGCAGTTTTGACGGGAGTCATATTAGGTTATATTATAATTTCTGTTATCTTTGAAAATCTTGCTTTAATTGGTACGTTTACTGGATTAATAAGCATAGCGCTTTTCTTTATCCCTTTTTTATCCACTATTTGGTTGCTATATATATTACACAAAAACCTTGATCAAAAAGGTTTCTTCTACTTCTCAGGTCTCATAGGTGAGGAAAAAATCTTAAAACAATTAACTCGCCTCGATGACCGCTTTTTAGTCTTTCAAGATGCTAAGCTACCAGGTCGCCGTGACAATATTGATTTTATTGTCCTGGGTCCTGGCGGTGTGTTTACGATTGAAGTAAAAAGCCATAAAGGTAGAATCAGCTTTGACGGATCAAGCTTACTTAGAAACGGTCGGGTTTTGGAGAAAGATTTTTTAAAGCAGGCTAGAAGGCAAGCTTTGGGCTTACATGATTATCTACTTGAAAAGACCGGAGCCGATATCTGGGTAAAACCCATTATAGTTTTTACCGGCACTTATTTAAAAATTCCTTTTGGACACAATGAAGTGGGTGGATGTCGCGTTTATGGTAAAGAGTGGTTGGTTAACGCTTTGGAAATAAGTCCGGTCGTCGCATCCTGGCCTGTATCTCCGGAGATAATTGAAAGTAATCTCTTGTTGTTAACCAATTATAAGAATTAA
- a CDS encoding restriction endonuclease subunit S produces MEKQEERNMKASWQIKKLGEVCDILDNKRKPITKRNRATGEYPYYGATGILDYVGDYIFDEKLVLIGEDGAKWESGERTAFIADGKYWVNNHAHVIRPHRNIILDNWIIFYFYLTDLTKHTTGLTVPKLNQANLRNIQIPLPPLPEQHRIVKILDEIFVDVAKAKENAEKNLQNAKEFFESYLQSVFVNPRKDWREGLLGDVCEVIAGQSPEGRFYNKLGKGLPFYQGKKEFKEKYIGEPTTWTTKTTKEALKNDILMSVRAPVGPINFATQKICIGRGLAIIRPRKNVDKDFIFYAILSKEKEILGNTGAVFSSINKNDIENLIFFIPPLPQQKSIVAKFDALSAETKKLEEIYKQKLADLEELKKSVLKKAFKGEL; encoded by the coding sequence ATGGAGAAACAAGAAGAGAGAAATATGAAAGCTAGCTGGCAAATAAAAAAACTCGGCGAGGTTTGTGATATTTTAGATAATAAACGAAAGCCAATCACAAAGAGAAACCGCGCGACTGGTGAATATCCGTATTATGGAGCTACTGGTATTTTAGATTATGTCGGAGATTATATTTTTGATGAAAAGTTAGTTTTAATTGGAGAAGATGGAGCAAAATGGGAATCAGGAGAACGTACGGCGTTTATTGCAGATGGAAAATATTGGGTCAATAATCACGCGCACGTTATACGACCGCATAGAAATATTATTTTAGATAATTGGATTATTTTTTATTTTTATTTGACCGATTTAACAAAACATACGACAGGACTTACTGTCCCGAAGTTAAATCAAGCAAATCTTAGAAATATCCAAATCCCGCTCCCACCCCTCCCCGAACAACACCGCATTGTTAAAATTTTGGATGAGATTTTTGTGGATGTAGCAAAGGCGAAAGAAAATGCGGAAAAAAATCTACAAAATGCTAAAGAGTTTTTTGAATCGTATCTACAAAGTGTTTTTGTAAATCCAAGAAAAGATTGGAGGGAAGGATTATTGGGTGATGTTTGCGAGGTCATAGCAGGACAATCGCCAGAAGGAAGATTTTATAACAAATTAGGGAAGGGTCTTCCTTTCTATCAAGGAAAAAAAGAATTTAAAGAGAAATATATTGGGGAGCCAACAACTTGGACAACAAAAACTACAAAGGAAGCGTTAAAAAACGATATTTTAATGTCAGTTAGAGCACCAGTTGGCCCAATAAACTTTGCTACGCAAAAGATTTGTATTGGACGCGGTTTAGCTATAATAAGACCGAGGAAAAATGTTGATAAGGATTTTATTTTTTATGCTATTCTCTCAAAAGAAAAAGAAATTTTAGGAAATACTGGTGCCGTATTTTCGTCTATTAATAAAAATGATATTGAAAATCTTATTTTTTTTATTCCACCTCTTCCCCAACAAAAATCAATCGTCGCCAAATTTGACGCACTTTCTGCTGAAACCAAGAAACTGGAAGAGATTTATAAGCAGAAACTAGCTGATCTTGAAGAATTGAAAAAGTCGGTTTTAAAGAAAGCTTTTAAAGGGGAATTATAG
- a CDS encoding Fic family protein — protein MPKVEIGRNIQQKEGFKAFIPNPFPPKNGYDFNPKILKKNNEATRLLGKLDGITKLLPDADFFLLMYLKKDATSSSQIEGTGATMIDAIEAEVKVNENIPEDVDDILHYIKALNYGIKRITTDNFPMALRFVRELHGKLMQKARATHFSDPGEFRKSQNWIGGTRPDNARFVPPPVNEMQRALNDLELFFNKEDSTPTVIKAGIIHAQFETIHPFLDGNGRTGRMLITFYLWKEGFLEKPVLFLSSYFKRHQKIYYEKLSSYQSEEAEVSDWVEFFLDGVIEIANEAIDIVGKITTLREEDMRKIQTLGKRASESAMAVLPKLYGQPIINNVIIQKWTGFTRAGAQTVIDRFINKGILIPKDKDKKYGQSYVYKKYIDIFID, from the coding sequence ATGCCAAAAGTAGAAATAGGCAGAAATATCCAACAAAAAGAAGGTTTTAAGGCCTTTATTCCCAATCCCTTTCCGCCAAAGAACGGTTATGATTTTAATCCGAAAATTCTTAAAAAGAATAATGAAGCTACGCGTCTCTTGGGTAAATTAGACGGCATTACAAAACTCCTGCCTGATGCTGATTTTTTTCTGCTCATGTATTTAAAAAAAGACGCCACTTCTTCCAGCCAAATTGAAGGAACCGGAGCGACGATGATTGATGCGATAGAAGCGGAAGTAAAAGTTAATGAAAATATACCCGAAGATGTTGATGATATTTTGCATTACATAAAAGCTCTGAACTACGGAATAAAAAGAATTACCACGGATAATTTTCCAATGGCTTTAAGATTTGTTCGAGAGCTTCATGGAAAGTTAATGCAAAAAGCGCGGGCCACTCATTTCTCTGATCCTGGAGAATTTCGGAAAAGTCAAAATTGGATAGGTGGCACAAGGCCGGATAACGCTCGTTTTGTTCCCCCACCCGTGAACGAAATGCAGAGAGCCTTAAATGATCTTGAATTATTTTTTAATAAAGAAGATTCAACCCCGACTGTAATAAAAGCGGGTATTATTCATGCGCAATTTGAAACTATCCACCCATTTTTGGATGGTAATGGAAGAACAGGAAGAATGTTGATCACTTTCTATTTATGGAAAGAAGGATTTTTGGAAAAACCGGTTTTATTTTTATCCTCTTATTTTAAAAGGCATCAAAAGATTTACTATGAAAAATTATCCTCTTACCAAAGTGAGGAAGCAGAGGTTTCAGACTGGGTGGAGTTTTTCTTGGATGGTGTAATTGAAATAGCCAATGAAGCTATTGATATTGTAGGTAAGATAACAACCTTGCGTGAAGAAGATATGCGAAAAATCCAAACTTTGGGCAAAAGAGCTTCGGAGAGTGCGATGGCTGTTCTGCCTAAGTTATATGGTCAACCAATCATAAATAATGTTATTATTCAAAAATGGACTGGCTTTACCCGGGCGGGAGCGCAAACCGTTATTGATCGGTTTATAAACAAGGGAATTCTTATTCCCAAAGACAAAGATAAAAAATATGGCCAATCTTATGTTTATAAGAAATACATAGATATTTTCATAGACTAG
- a CDS encoding AAA family ATPase: MKISQIKIHGIKSYTDSYIDMANYTVFVGENNSGKSNVLFALLWFFGKEKLALKDVNNSISDDPYIEVEFELQKDEEFTHPDEYLVEGKFKVRAVLSRSKISDKALACEYYGYTGNADEDIKDTKLLGWKTVAKPSFGDVIYMPSVRPLSEELKFTANSSLNQLVTKNIIARIKAEDEKNQHYGRVVESISALSNFISEGEDSAIQKLKEDISKKMLDYGNVQIGFDLVPPDAEDLIKSCFRPHTSVAGISDKLPLGSQGDGFQRSMMFSLIANLAELNKEEPKTGKKPAKNDCTFYIIEEPELFLHPNHQTYFRNKLEEIANSSDAQVILTSHSPYFLNHVEKYSQIKRVYMDGIISKISQVTDQEIDNICTSNGNLMALAKNECKNPKLTEQEVAEEAEKIAKSDHLRYLLWINPTRANAFLSQKVILVEGSTEKAMFSFLFNNPKGAFYDESGTAKITIIDTVGKYHFYKFANLLHKFGIKVWCMYDGDNDECKGKNPHKISHKILNENIEKLKTDGLIMDCLRIDPDLENSIGLIKGECADVEFYVSLEENNNKCTENDGYKKIVDFVKSVIAS, translated from the coding sequence ATGAAGATTTCACAGATAAAAATTCATGGCATAAAGTCATACACCGACAGTTATATTGATATGGCAAATTATACAGTTTTTGTTGGTGAGAATAACTCTGGTAAAAGCAATGTTTTATTTGCCTTACTTTGGTTTTTTGGCAAGGAAAAACTTGCTCTTAAAGATGTAAATAATAGTATAAGCGATGATCCATACATTGAGGTTGAATTTGAATTACAAAAAGACGAAGAGTTTACTCATCCGGACGAGTATTTGGTTGAGGGAAAATTTAAAGTCCGCGCCGTCTTATCGCGAAGTAAAATTAGCGATAAAGCATTGGCGTGTGAGTATTATGGTTATACCGGCAATGCAGATGAAGACATAAAAGATACAAAATTACTTGGCTGGAAGACAGTGGCTAAACCTAGTTTCGGCGATGTGATTTATATGCCATCGGTCAGACCGCTAAGTGAAGAATTGAAATTTACAGCAAACTCGTCATTGAACCAATTAGTAACAAAAAATATCATCGCACGAATAAAAGCGGAGGACGAAAAAAATCAGCATTATGGTCGAGTTGTAGAATCTATTAGCGCATTATCAAATTTTATTAGTGAGGGTGAAGATAGTGCAATTCAAAAACTAAAGGAAGACATTTCAAAGAAAATGCTTGATTATGGCAATGTACAAATTGGTTTTGATTTGGTGCCGCCCGATGCCGAAGATCTTATAAAATCATGTTTTAGGCCACATACAAGCGTGGCGGGAATTAGTGATAAATTGCCATTGGGTTCGCAGGGTGATGGATTCCAGCGCTCAATGATGTTTTCCCTTATTGCGAATTTAGCTGAATTGAATAAGGAGGAGCCAAAAACTGGGAAGAAGCCGGCAAAAAATGATTGCACTTTCTATATAATTGAAGAGCCAGAACTATTCTTACACCCAAATCATCAAACATATTTTCGCAATAAACTTGAAGAGATAGCTAATTCATCTGACGCGCAAGTCATTTTGACTTCGCATTCCCCATACTTCCTAAATCATGTTGAAAAATACTCCCAAATTAAAAGAGTATACATGGATGGTATTATTTCAAAAATATCACAAGTAACAGATCAAGAGATTGACAATATTTGTACGAGCAATGGCAATTTAATGGCTTTGGCAAAAAACGAGTGTAAAAATCCAAAACTAACAGAACAGGAAGTCGCAGAAGAAGCTGAGAAAATTGCAAAATCCGATCATCTTAGATATTTACTATGGATTAATCCAACAAGAGCAAATGCTTTTTTATCGCAAAAAGTTATTTTAGTTGAAGGCTCAACGGAAAAAGCCATGTTTTCATTTCTTTTCAATAACCCCAAAGGTGCATTTTATGATGAAAGTGGAACTGCAAAAATAACCATTATAGATACTGTTGGTAAATATCATTTTTATAAGTTTGCAAATCTACTCCATAAATTTGGCATTAAGGTTTGGTGTATGTATGACGGCGACAATGATGAGTGTAAGGGGAAAAATCCGCATAAGATTTCGCATAAAATTCTTAACGAAAATATTGAAAAATTAAAAACCGACGGACTAATCATGGATTGTTTGAGAATTGATCCAGATCTTGAAAATAGTATTGGCTTGATCAAAGGAGAATGTGCCGATGTTGAGTTTTATGTAAGTTTGGAAGAAAACAATAATAAGTGTACAGAAAATGATGGCTATAAGAAAATAGTTGATTTTGTAAAAAGTGTCATTGCCTCATAA